The following are encoded together in the Humulus lupulus chromosome 5, drHumLupu1.1, whole genome shotgun sequence genome:
- the LOC133834770 gene encoding RHOMBOID-like protein 2 — protein MASEDPENRGDKSRGSNNGYSTSSSYPIEESETQWTSWLVPMFVVFNIAMLIVVMYVNDCPKNNSGLYGNCVARFLGRFSFQPLKENPLFGASSSTLKKLGALEWDKVVQRHQGWRLVTCMWLHAGVIHLLVNMLSLVFIGIRLEQQFGFVRIGIVYLLSGFGGSILSSLFIQNNISVGASGALFGLLGAMLSELLTNWTIYTNKAAALLTLLVIVVINLGIGILPRVDNFAHIGGFLTGFLLGFVLLPRPQFGWLEQRNVPTSTVPIVKSKYKPYQYVLWLISLVFLIAGFVVALVMLFRGENGNHHCRWCHYLSCVPTSKWDCDEIN, from the exons atggccAGTGAAGATCCGGAGAACAGAGGAGATAAAAGCAGAGGTAGTAATAATGGTTACTCAACATCATCCTCATATCCAATAGAAGAATCAGAGACCCAATGGACATCTTGGTTGGTGCCCATGTTTGTAGTGTTCAATATCGCCATGCTTATTGTGGTCATGTACGTCAACGATTGTCCCAAAAATAATTCTGGGTTGTATGGAAACTGTGTAGCCAGGTTTCTTGGACGCTTCTCATTCCAGCCTTTGAAAGAGAATCCTCTCTTTGGCGCCTCTTCTTCCAC ATTGAAGAAGTTGGGAGCTCTTGAGTGGGATAAAGTGGTTCAAAGGCATCAAGGATGGAGGCTTGTCACTTGTATGTGGCTGCACGCTGGTGTCATTCATCTGCTTGTGAACATGCTCAGTTTGGTCTTTATCGGAATTCGCTTAGAGCAGCAATTCGGCTTTG TGCGAATCGGAATTGTCTACCTCTTATCTGGCTTTGGAGGGAGCAtactttcttctctatttattcAAAATAACATTTCTGTGGGCGCCTCTGGTGCTCTTTTTGGACTTCTTGGAGCAATGTTGTCAGAACTTCTCACGAATTGGACTATTTACACTAACAAG GCTGCAGCTCTGCTTACTCTTTTGGTCATCGTTGTCATAAACCTTGGCATTGGAATTTTGCCTCGTGTCGATAATTTTGCACACATTGGTGGCTTTTTGACTGGTTTTCTACTTGGCTTTGTTTTGCTGCCTCGTCCTCAGTTTGGATGGTTGGAGCAGCGAAATGTTCCTACTAGTACTGTTCCTATAGTCAAATCCAAATACAAGCCTTACCAATATGTTTTATGGCTCATTTCCCTGGTTTTCCTGATTGCGGG GTTTGTTGTTGCATTGGTTATGCTCTTTCGTGGAGAGAATGGGAACCATCATTGTCGTTGGTGTCATTACCTCAGTTGTGTTCCTACCTCTAAATGGGATTGTGATGAAATTAATTAA